Proteins encoded in a region of the Marinococcus sp. PL1-022 genome:
- a CDS encoding GAF domain-containing protein, translating into MSFQPVSYDSSLEKSYQTLCQQAKALFSDENDQTANLANASALLNQFLSNVNWVGFYIWKETENELVLGPFQGLPACNRITPGKGVCGTAHQKKQTVRVEDVHAFPGHIACDAASQSEIVVPLFTPEGEVYGVLDIDSPVLNRFSEQEESFLRQFADEIEHGLFSIKS; encoded by the coding sequence ATGTCTTTTCAACCGGTTTCTTATGATTCATCTTTAGAGAAAAGCTACCAAACACTATGTCAGCAGGCGAAAGCATTATTTTCAGATGAGAATGATCAAACCGCCAATTTAGCTAACGCTTCCGCCCTGCTCAATCAATTTTTATCCAATGTAAACTGGGTCGGCTTCTATATTTGGAAGGAAACAGAAAATGAACTCGTTCTCGGACCATTCCAGGGACTGCCTGCCTGCAATCGCATCACTCCGGGCAAAGGAGTCTGCGGCACCGCTCACCAGAAAAAACAGACAGTCCGCGTGGAAGATGTGCACGCCTTTCCGGGTCATATCGCATGTGACGCCGCCAGCCAGTCAGAAATAGTTGTGCCGTTGTTCACTCCTGAAGGGGAAGTATACGGCGTGCTCGACATTGACAGTCCTGTACTGAACCGTTTTTCGGAGCAGGAAGAGTCTTTTCTGCGTCAGTTTGCTGACGAAATTGAACACGGGCTGTTTTCAATTAAAAGTTAG